The Polynucleobacter sp. JS-Mosq-20-D10 region GGCTAAGCGTGCCAATTACACGGCCGTAATTTCTCATCGCTCCGGTGAAACAGAAGACAGCACCATTGCTGACATTGCCGTTGGTACAAATGCTGGCCAAATTAAGACAGGCTCTTTGTCTCGCTCCGATCGGATTGCCAAGTACAACCAGTTGTTACGCATAGAAGAAGACTTGGGTGATGTTGCCACCTATCCAGGTAAATCTGTTTTCTATAATCTCAAACGCTAATCATTAGCTAGTTTTTAGTTTATGCGTATTGTCATCTACTCGATGCTGTTATTGCTAATTGCAATACAGTACCCACTTTGGTTGGGTAAGGGTGGATGGCTAAAGGTATACGAGATGGAGAAGCAGCTTGAGTTGCAACAGGCTAAAAACAGTCTTCTGAGCTTGCGTAATGCCAAACTCACCGGCGACGTTAAGGATTTAAAAGATGGTACCCGAGCGATTGAAGAGCGGGCTCGTGTTGAGCACGGCATGCTGAAGGAGGGAGAGTTCTTCGTACAAATCCTGCCCACTGAAAAATCTGCCTCTAATACTGCTGATGGCGTAAAGCCAACAACGCCTAAGCCATAACTATTGCTCAATGCCCACTAGAGGGTGGTCTCGTTGCATCTGCCAGTAAATCTGTTTTAAAGACCTGCCTACAATCAACCGCATCGAAGCGATAAGCTTTAGCGCAAAAATCACACTCGGTTTCTACGACGCCTTGCTCTGCAAGAATACTTTCAACTTCTTCTTCGCCCAGCATTCTAAGAATATCGGCCACCTTGGTGCGTGAACAGCGGCAGCTAAAGCGAACAGGGCGGAGTGGAAAGCTTCGGACACCGCTTTCTGTTGACTCTTCTAAAAAGAGACGGCGGAGGATAGTTTCTGGTGAAAGCGTGAGTAATTCTTCATTGGTAATCGTTTCACCCAGCGCCTGAATTCTGGTCCAACCTTCTGCTGCAAGTTGAGGATCAAGATGGGTATGACCACCTGAGTCCGGCAATCGCTGCAACAGCAATCCACCAACATGGGTGTCATTGGATGCTAGCCAGATGCGGGTATCCAATTGTTCCGAGTTTTGCATGTACAGGGCAATCGCTTCGGCAGCGCTGGTAACAGGCTTAATGACGGTACCGCGGTGCTCTTGAAGGGCCACGATTCCTTGGTAAGGCGGTTGACCAGGTTGACGGTCAGATGGGTCTAGAGTGATTACTAGACGCCCAGTATTGTCCGCATCCAGTAATTCGCCTAGTGTGGCATTGGGATCAATACTGGTGGGATCTACAGATAGCTTGACGGTAGCTCGCATGGTCAGGTCAGACTTGCATTCCACTACGAGGAGCTGAATAGGGCCTTTACTTTGAGCCTGAATGATCAAGGTCCCATCAAATTTGAGGCTGGCGCTCAACAGGGTCGCAGCGCCCACAAAATCACCCAGGATGCGCCTGACTACAGGAGGATCATTACGGCGCTCTAATACGGCTTGCCAGGCGCTGCTAATGGAAACAATCTCCCCGCGGACCGGGGCACCATCGCACATAAATACAAGTAATTCGTTCATAAGTGAAAGTATCCACTTTTTTGACGATCAGAGTGCTAAATGATCATATTCAAAGCCGACCTGAGATAATGTGCCTTATGCATATACGAACACGTTTCGCCCCTAGTCCAACGGGCTTTATTCACTTGGGCAACCTTCGCAGCGCTTTATATCCCTGGGCTTTTGCTCGCCACAACCAGGGCGACTTTATTTTGCGTATTGAGGATACCGATGTAGAGCGCTCCACACAGGAAGCTGTCGATGTCATTATTGAAGGCATGGCATGGCTTGGTCTAGATTTAGACGAAGGCCCAATTTATCAAATGCAGCGTATTGATCGTTACCGTGCGGTTGTTAAGCAGATGCTCGATGCGGGCCTTGCTTACCCTTGCTATATGAGCGAAGAAGAGCTCAATAAGCTACGTGACCAACAGATGGCCAATAAAGAAAAGCCTCGCTATAACGGTCAATGGCGTCCAGAGCCAGGCAAAACTCTGCCAGCAATACCGGAAGATGTTTTACCAGTGATTCGGTTTAAAAATCCGATTGGTGGATCTGTGATTTGGGAAGATGCAGTAAAAGGCAAGATCGAAATTAATAATGATGAGTTGGATGATTTGGTGATTGCCCGTCCTGATGGCACGCCAACCTATAACTTCTGCGTTGTAGTAGATGACCTCGACATGAACATCACCCATGTGATTCGTGGCGATGATCATGTCAACAACACGCCACGTCAAATTAACATCATGAAGGCGCTCGGTGGTACACCACCGGTATACGCCCATTTACCAACGGTCCTCAACGACTCTGGTGAAAAAATGAGTAAGCGGAATGGCGCCATGAGTGTGCGTGATTATCAAAAAGCAGGCTACCTACCTGAAGCTATTCTGAATTACCTAGCAAGGCTAGGTTGGTCACATGGTGATGCAGAGATTTTTACTAAAGAGCAGTTTGTAAATTGGTTTGACTTGGGTAGCCTTGGTCGATCACCGGCGCAACACAATCCTGAAAAGTTACTTTGGCTAAATCATCAATATATTCAGAATGCTGATCCAGAAATACTGGCAGAAGCAACTAAGCCATTCGCACATGAACTCGGCATTGATACAGAAAATGGTCCGGACTTTGTGCAAGTAGTTGCGCTGCTTAAAGATCGCGCTAATACATTGATCGAAATTGCGGAAGGTGCAAAGCTGTTCTATTTACCAGCACCTAATCACAGTGATAAGCAAATTGCAGAAAACATTCCAGCCGAAATCATTCCTGCTCTGAAGGATTTGGTTGAGGCCATTCAATCTGCTGAGCATACAAAAGTGGCTTATGGGGCAGCTTTTAAAGAAGTTTTAGCCAAGCATCAGATCAAAATGCCAGCATTAGCAATGCCGGTGCGTTATGCTTTATTTGCCACCACACAGACGCCAGCCATTGATTCCGTCTTACTTGTTTTGGGTAAGAATGAGGCGGTAGCAAGGCTTTCGAAGGTTGTCTAAACCAGAACTTGCCTCCCCCTACAAAAATAGGATAAAATCTTGGATTGTTTTGAGTGTCTTGTAGCGTTTTAACGAGATTACGGGGGTATAGCTCAGCTGGGAGAGCGCTTGCATGGCATGCAAGAGGTCAGCGGTTCGATCCCGCTTATCTCCACCAAGCATTTAGAATTGCAGTATTAGCTTTAGTAGTAGTCCAGGTCCCCATCGTCTAGAGGCCTAGGACATCACCCTTTCACGGTGAGTACGGGGGTTCGAATCCCCCTGGGGACGCCAAATTTTTGGCTAGTTGTGAGTAGTAAGAAGTGACACAAGTAGCAATCGATGTAATTGGAGCGGTAGTTCAGTTGGTTAGAATATCGGCCTGTCACGCCGAGGGTCGCGGGTTCGAGTCCCGTCCGCTCCGCCAAGTAAGTTTAGAAAGCCCCTGCATAAGGGGCTTTTTTCATTTCTACTGAACCAATAGTGAGCCTGATTGATGTTTATTCACCGAAAGTTACCCCGTAGTATTTTTGCTTACTGCGTAGTTTCTTTGATATTTGCAATAAAGATTAACGAACCCAAGTTTGAGTTCTACCCAATAATGGAATGCCGATATAACCCCTGACATCCAATGTTTTGTCATTGACCATATTAATTTTTACCTTATAAATCTCACCTTCTTCGGGATCTAAAATTTCTCCACCCGACCAAACGCCTGGACTAGATCTCTTAAGGCCCTTCATGATGATCATTCCGGTAATAGGTTTACCTTTTCGCTCATCTTTGCATAAGTTGCAATGAGTTACCAGTGTTTCGCCAGGAGTAGGAATTAACTCAGTTACGGTACCGATTAATTCACCATTTTTTTCATCCAATCGAATTAATGAACTGGGTTGGTTTGTTTTTTCATCAATCGTTTTCCAAACACCAATCACTGGGTCTGTTGATTGCGCATTGCTATAACTTACAAAAAGAAAGGCGCCCAACACTGTGCATTGGATAAATTTTGCAATGATTTGTAATGGGTTATTCATAACGTTTCCATTGAGTGATTTGGCTGCTAATACAGATGGTCATCTTTCATGTTAGATTGACACCATGATTAAATGTGTAAAACTAACCGCAAGCTTGATATTACTTTGTTTTTTATCAAGTATTTCTGTGACCTACGCTGCAAATAGCGTGGATTCTGATATTCCAAATGGAATTCCAGATCGCATTGTGGGCGATATCGGAGCTGCTGTGTACAGCACTAGTCTAAATATTGGTAGCTATGGCGCTCAATCAATGGCCTTACCCTATGGATTTTTTGACTACCAGCGCTTTGCCATGCGCATTGATCAGTTGGCCTTTAAAACTTTACCTGTCGGATTCGGATTCCTTGAAATCGTAGGTAAAGTCGATCCCGATTCTTATAAGGTTAAATCAACCATTAACGGTCAAACGATTAACAAAGGTTATCAAGTACCTATCGGCCTGGGAACATTTCAAGATACACCTATTGGGGCATTCTTTTTGAACGCCTATCATGATTTTGGCCAGTCTAAAGGCAATCTCCTTGAGGTTAATTATTTTGCAGAAATCGAGTTGTTTAGCAAAGTAGTCCTCTACCCGCAAGTAGGCATGGAACGTCAGTCGGGCTCTTTTGCGAACTACTACTACGGTGTTACTCCTGGGCAGGCTCAAATTACTGGGTATGGAGCATATACAGCCTCTAGTTCAAATAACCCATTGGCAGGGTTTTTGCTTGAAATACCAGTAGCAGAAGACTGGTACGTTAATCTATACGGAAAGCGAAAATGGCTAGGTTCTGGAGTCAACAACAGCCCAGTTCTAACTCGTTCATTTCAAGATACGATGTTTATGGCGCTTGCCTATCGTTTTAAATAATTTATTCAATGATGCGATCACGAATTATTAAATCTTTAGCATCCTTGCTGTATTCAACTTGCGCCTTGCGCTTAAAAAATGATTCTTGAATGAATTCTACGGATTCATTAACTACTATTTCACGCTCATTATCTAAAGTGATGATGTGATAAGAGCCGCCAAGCCAAATGATCTTACAAGTTGAAGAGGTGATGCTCTCAGAGATCCAATCAATGGTTGTTGGTGCAACTACATCATCATCAATAGAGCAAATGATTTTTATATCAGATCGAAAATCATTCAGTATTTTTTTTGCAAATTCAATAAGGCACAAGGACTGATATAAATGTTTTGCTGAGAGAGATGCTGATCCCACTTCTGTAGTTTCTTGCTCTAAGATTTGTTTGGCGACACGACGACGGACTTCAGGGTTGCGTAAGCCGTAAGGTTGAGATTCTTTATAGTGCCAATTTGTAATCCCAAGTTTGAAGACAATATAGAGTAATGGGTAATACCAAGGTACGCTCCAACCATCGAAGGCAAAAACTGGGGAGAGGGCTACAACTGGTAGATTCTTTTGATAATCAGCCTCGTATGCTATTGCTAGTGTTGCACCCATGCTCAAGCCAACTAAAGAAACTTGATTGTGATTTTGAAGTAGCAGATTAACTACCGTATCCAATTCGGAGAGCCAAATATCAAATGTGTCAAAGCCACTTTGAGCAGAGTAGCCATGAATTCTGGGGACACAGGAGGTATGCCCTAATTTTTTGATCGCTTTGGGGATGGAGCCTAATTCCAACATAGACCCCTGAAGCCCAGGCAGGAATATTACCGCGATACCCGTAGTTCCTGGGGTAAACTCCTCGAAAAGATCATTCACTTCATTAGACATTTTTTTGATTGGTAGCTTTCTCCAATAGAGTGTAATCCAAATGCAAATAAAAAACTCACGGTCATGGGCGCCTCATACTCCTTCTGTCTATGGATATGCATTACTTGGAACCTTAGCTGCATTTTTCATGCGCTATCAATTCCATCCTTTAATGCAGGCCCAGTTCCCAATATTATTTTTTCTGTTTAACACCGTTTTTATTGCTTACAGGTTCGGCTGGAAGCCAGCAACTATGAGTGCCATTATTGGAATGGTATTGGCATATTATTTTTTTATACCGCCATATAATAGTTTTGAGATACCCACCATGATTGATGTTCTACATCTCTTTATTTATGCGGCTTTATTCTTTACGGTTATTTATTTGATTGAAAAATTGCAACGTGAGCGATTTAGGGCTGTACTGATTGCTAGAGTCTCTGATTCAAGAATGCAAATAATGGCTAAATTAAGCTCTAATAAATAATTATTAGTTTTATTTTTGCTTCAACAATCTTCTTTGCTACTCTATTTGCATACATTGTGAATCGCAAGAATTAATTGCTTAGGATTGTTCATATCAAACTGGCGATCTACTGAATCTTTCTTAAAGCTTTTTCGTGGGCACTGGCTTTGGCGCCACTTTATACAGAGGCTCAACCGCCGGCATTAGCGCGGTTAGTTGCTCGATTCGGGTTTCACCAGAAGGGTGGGTGGATAAGAATTCGGGAGAGCTACTACCTTTGGTTGCCTTCAACATTTTTTGCCAAACGCTAATTGCACCCATAGGGTTGTATCCCGCTCTTGCTGCAAGCTCTAATCCAATTGCATCTGCTTCTGATTCATTCTCTCTAGAGTTTGGCAAAATAATTGCATATTGGGCAACCTGGTTTGCAGCGCCTACTGCGGAGCCATAGGGACCAGCTACAGCCATGGCAATATTCACCAATACGTTTTGTGCGACCGACTGGGATACGCGCTCTCGACCATGCTCTCTTAGTGCATGAGCAATTTCATGGCCCATGATGGCTGCAATTTCATCATCATTTAAATTCAGCTGCTCAATAATGCCGGTGTAAAAGGTGATCTTTCCGCCGGGTGCGCAGGTAGCATTCAGTACGGGGGCATCGATAAGGGTTAGCCGCCAATCCCATTGCTTGGTGTCATCTCGGAATGCCTCGGTCTGCGGGATCAACCTATTTGCAATGAACTTCAATCGATCATAGGCAGGGCCGGAGGTGACCAGTATATTTTTCTCCTTTGCCTTTTGATTCTGCTCGTTATAACTTACCGCAGAAATGCGATTAACTTCTTCAGAAGAAGCCATCATAAATTGAGATCGGTTAACGCCAACCGCTCCCGAGCGCGTAGTGTTGGCGCATGCCGAGAGCAAGGCAACAAGTGCAAGGATCCAAAAGATGCGAAAGCTCAAATTAAATCCTTGCTAATACTGATTACTCTTTTTAAATTACTTTAAATTACTTCTTCTTTGGAGGCGTAATCGATGCAGCCATTGCATCAAAATAAATAACTCTAACCTGCTCACCAACATTAACATCCGCTAACAGCTGGGGATTCTTAACAGTAACAACCGTAACCTTGCCACTAGGCCCTTTAACTGAGACCAATTTCTTAGCGCGGTCTACAGCTACGATGTCAGCAATGATGGTCGTGGTGTTTGAAATTGTGCGAGTTGGTTTTTCACCAGGCTTAGAAGTTACTTCTGATGAAGTTTCCACTTTGCTGCGAATGCCATCGCTTTTGGCCTTAATCAATTCAATTGCAACGGCAAGTTCATAGGTCACATTGAGTCGATCACCGATTTTTATCAGATCAAAGTTCTTAATTTCAGGACCGGCAATAAACTTGGATTCACCATCATTATTTTTAAAGAAAATCGTGCGTGTTTGCTTATCAATCTTCGTAACAGTACCTTCGTACAATTGGAAAATATTGTCAGTAACAGCTGCATCCACCACTAGAGCATTGGCAACTGGGGCTTGTGCCATTACTAATGATGAACCTGCCAGCAATGTGGCGGCTACGAGAGTAATCTGGGCGAATTTAATTTTCATGACTTTCCTTAATATTGAGTATCTACAACGATATTATCGTATTTCAATTGTAAAAATTCTGTTGGTAAGCCCACAGATGAGTGGGGGCGGTAGTTCAGCAGAAAGCGACTAATACTTTGTATTAATAGAATTGCGCCTGAGTGCTTGAACTTAAAGTCGCTCCCACCAGTTTCCAGAAAAGTGACATTGCAGCCAGTCGATGCACTGACTGACCTTGCCTGGCACTAAGCGAGGCGACGAAAATACAGCGTGTATTTCCTGGGAGGGCAGGCTCCAATCAGTCAATATAGGCTTTAAGGTGCCCTTGTTAATAGAGTGATAGGCAACGTACCAAGGAATAGTGGCTAAACCCATGTTCCCGATGGTTGCGGCCAGCAAAGCAGATAAGTTATTGGAGTACAGCGGACCTTTAACAGGTATAGAGATGGTCTCGCCATCACCCCCACTAAAGTGCCAGCGGTGATTATCTTGAACTGAGCTGTAAATTAAGGCCTGATGTGCCGTCAAATCCTCTGGATGATTTGGGGTGCCGTTCTGGCTTAAATAATCTGGGCTAGCTACCAGGACCCAAGGATTTAAGCCTAAATAGCGTGAGCCCAGAGAAGAATCTGCGAGGCGACCCATACGGATTGCAAGATCAACACCACCTTCAACCAAATTGACAAATTGATCCTCAAGGCTCAGATGCACTTCTAATTTTGGGTTTTGACTCATAAATTGAAGTACCAGCGGTGTCAAAATACGTCGCCCAAAGGCAACTGAAGAGCTAATGGTCAATTTACCCTGCATTTCTCCTTGAAGTAGGGCAGCTAAATTATCTGCCTCCTCAAGCTCTCTCGAAATAATCTTACATTTCTCATAGTAGATCTCGCCAATTTCAGTTGGGGTAACTCCTCTTGTGCTGCGATGCAATAAAAGGGAACCGAGTCGCTTTTCTAAAAAGGCGATGTGCTTAGTTGCTGTAGGCTGAGTTATGCCTAGGCTGGCTGCAGCCTTACTAAATGAGCCGGTTTCGACGACTCGGACAAAAAGGGCTATTCCCTGAATTCGATCCATTCAAGAATTCTAACTGGATTTTGTTTGGGTATTCCATTTTGGAATAGCACATATGATGGTGAGTGGCATTCTCATTTCATCACGAAGTGTTGATGATGTAACCATTCTTAAACAGCAAGGGAAACATCATGGCCAAAATGAAAGCCGCAATGGCAGCAGTTCTTGTAATGGAAAAAGAGGGTATCACCACTGCTTTTGGTGTTCCTGGAGCTGCTATTAATCCACTCTACGCACAGTTGCGTGAACGTCAGTCAATTACTCACATCCTAGCCCGACATGTTGAAGGCGCCTCACATATGGCTGAGGGTTATACAAGAGCTAAGGCCGGCAATATTGGCGTTTGTATCGGCACTTCAGGCCCAGCTGGTACGGACATGATTACAGGACTATATTCCGCAAGCGCTGACTCTATTCCCATTCTCTGCATTACTGGACAAGCCCCACGTGCTCGTCTTTATAAGGAAGATTTTCAGGCTGTTGACATTGAGACAATTTCCAAGCCAGTAACGAAGATGTCTGTAACTGTTCGTGAGCCTGGCTTAGTGCCACGCGTCTTCCAGCAGGCATTTCATGTCATGCGTTCAGGCCGTCCCGGTCCTGTATTAATTGATTTGCCAATTGATGTTCAATTAGCTGAAATTGAATTTGATATTGATACGTATGAGCCATTGCCGGTATACAAACCAGCAGCTAGCCGCAAGCAGATCGAAAAAGCGCTGGAAATGTTAATGTCAGCCAAAAAGCCATTGATTGTTGCTGGCGGTGGAATTATTAACGCTGATGCAGATGCATTATTAGTAGAGTTTGCAGAATTGACTGGCATTCCAGTGATTCCAACACTGATGGGCTGGGGAACCATTCCCGATGATCATCCACTCATGGCCGGTATGGTTGGCCTTCAAACCTCGCATCGTTATGGCAATGCAACCTTGCTAGCTAGTGATCTTGTTTTAGGCATCGGTAACCGCTGGGCTAACCGTCATACAGGATCAATCGATGTGTATTGCAAAGATCGCAAGTTTATTCACGTTGATATCGAGCCAACTCAAATTGGTCGTGTATTTAATCCCGACTACGGCATTGTTTCAGATGCAAAAGCTGCGCTAGAGTTATTTGTTGAAGTGGCGAAAGAATGGAAGGCAAAAGGCAAGCTTACTAATTACAGTGAGTGGGTTGAGCGCTGCCAGGAGCGCAAGAGCTTGATGCTCCGTAAAACCAACTTTGATAATGTACCTATCAAACCACAACGCGTCTATCAAGAGATGAATTCTGTATTTGGTCGCGACACCGTATATGTATCGACTATTGGCCTGTCGCAAATTGCTGGTGGACAATTCTTACATGTCTATGGTGCTCGTCAATGGATCAACTGCGGTCAAGCCGGCCCCCTAGGCTGGACAATTCCA contains the following coding sequences:
- the gcl gene encoding glyoxylate carboligase is translated as MAKMKAAMAAVLVMEKEGITTAFGVPGAAINPLYAQLRERQSITHILARHVEGASHMAEGYTRAKAGNIGVCIGTSGPAGTDMITGLYSASADSIPILCITGQAPRARLYKEDFQAVDIETISKPVTKMSVTVREPGLVPRVFQQAFHVMRSGRPGPVLIDLPIDVQLAEIEFDIDTYEPLPVYKPAASRKQIEKALEMLMSAKKPLIVAGGGIINADADALLVEFAELTGIPVIPTLMGWGTIPDDHPLMAGMVGLQTSHRYGNATLLASDLVLGIGNRWANRHTGSIDVYCKDRKFIHVDIEPTQIGRVFNPDYGIVSDAKAALELFVEVAKEWKAKGKLTNYSEWVERCQERKSLMLRKTNFDNVPIKPQRVYQEMNSVFGRDTVYVSTIGLSQIAGGQFLHVYGARQWINCGQAGPLGWTIPAALGALASDTTKTVVGLAGDYDFQFLIEELAVGAQFNLPLVMVLVNNSYLGLIRQAQRGFEMDYCVQLAFDNINVDDQNLKGYGVDHVQVVEGLGCKAIRVSDPNKISAALIEAQKMAKEHRVPVVVEIILEKITNIAMGTEINNVNEFEDIDCRHPAGTEGLVAAGLLE
- a CDS encoding LysR family transcriptional regulator, with the protein product MDRIQGIALFVRVVETGSFSKAAASLGITQPTATKHIAFLEKRLGSLLLHRSTRGVTPTEIGEIYYEKCKIISRELEEADNLAALLQGEMQGKLTISSSVAFGRRILTPLVLQFMSQNPKLEVHLSLEDQFVNLVEGGVDLAIRMGRLADSSLGSRYLGLNPWVLVASPDYLSQNGTPNHPEDLTAHQALIYSSVQDNHRWHFSGGDGETISIPVKGPLYSNNLSALLAATIGNMGLATIPWYVAYHSINKGTLKPILTDWSLPSQEIHAVFSSPRLVPGKVSQCIDWLQCHFSGNWWERL
- a CDS encoding MipA/OmpV family protein, with protein sequence MTYAANSVDSDIPNGIPDRIVGDIGAAVYSTSLNIGSYGAQSMALPYGFFDYQRFAMRIDQLAFKTLPVGFGFLEIVGKVDPDSYKVKSTINGQTINKGYQVPIGLGTFQDTPIGAFFLNAYHDFGQSKGNLLEVNYFAEIELFSKVVLYPQVGMERQSGSFANYYYGVTPGQAQITGYGAYTASSSNNPLAGFLLEIPVAEDWYVNLYGKRKWLGSGVNNSPVLTRSFQDTMFMALAYRFK
- the gltX gene encoding glutamate--tRNA ligase — translated: MCLMHIRTRFAPSPTGFIHLGNLRSALYPWAFARHNQGDFILRIEDTDVERSTQEAVDVIIEGMAWLGLDLDEGPIYQMQRIDRYRAVVKQMLDAGLAYPCYMSEEELNKLRDQQMANKEKPRYNGQWRPEPGKTLPAIPEDVLPVIRFKNPIGGSVIWEDAVKGKIEINNDELDDLVIARPDGTPTYNFCVVVDDLDMNITHVIRGDDHVNNTPRQINIMKALGGTPPVYAHLPTVLNDSGEKMSKRNGAMSVRDYQKAGYLPEAILNYLARLGWSHGDAEIFTKEQFVNWFDLGSLGRSPAQHNPEKLLWLNHQYIQNADPEILAEATKPFAHELGIDTENGPDFVQVVALLKDRANTLIEIAEGAKLFYLPAPNHSDKQIAENIPAEIIPALKDLVEAIQSAEHTKVAYGAAFKEVLAKHQIKMPALAMPVRYALFATTQTPAIDSVLLVLGKNEAVARLSKVV
- a CDS encoding DUF4118 domain-containing protein, with protein sequence MQIKNSRSWAPHTPSVYGYALLGTLAAFFMRYQFHPLMQAQFPILFFLFNTVFIAYRFGWKPATMSAIIGMVLAYYFFIPPYNSFEIPTMIDVLHLFIYAALFFTVIYLIEKLQRERFRAVLIARVSDSRMQIMAKLSSNK
- the ftsB gene encoding cell division protein FtsB, with amino-acid sequence MRIVIYSMLLLLIAIQYPLWLGKGGWLKVYEMEKQLELQQAKNSLLSLRNAKLTGDVKDLKDGTRAIEERARVEHGMLKEGEFFVQILPTEKSASNTADGVKPTTPKP
- a CDS encoding M48 family metallopeptidase, coding for MSFRIFWILALVALLSACANTTRSGAVGVNRSQFMMASSEEVNRISAVSYNEQNQKAKEKNILVTSGPAYDRLKFIANRLIPQTEAFRDDTKQWDWRLTLIDAPVLNATCAPGGKITFYTGIIEQLNLNDDEIAAIMGHEIAHALREHGRERVSQSVAQNVLVNIAMAVAGPYGSAVGAANQVAQYAIILPNSRENESEADAIGLELAARAGYNPMGAISVWQKMLKATKGSSSPEFLSTHPSGETRIEQLTALMPAVEPLYKVAPKPVPTKKL
- a CDS encoding Hsp33 family molecular chaperone HslO, with protein sequence MNELLVFMCDGAPVRGEIVSISSAWQAVLERRNDPPVVRRILGDFVGAATLLSASLKFDGTLIIQAQSKGPIQLLVVECKSDLTMRATVKLSVDPTSIDPNATLGELLDADNTGRLVITLDPSDRQPGQPPYQGIVALQEHRGTVIKPVTSAAEAIALYMQNSEQLDTRIWLASNDTHVGGLLLQRLPDSGGHTHLDPQLAAEGWTRIQALGETITNEELLTLSPETILRRLFLEESTESGVRSFPLRPVRFSCRCSRTKVADILRMLGEEEVESILAEQGVVETECDFCAKAYRFDAVDCRQVFKTDLLADATRPPSSGH
- a CDS encoding carboxylesterase, which produces MSNEVNDLFEEFTPGTTGIAVIFLPGLQGSMLELGSIPKAIKKLGHTSCVPRIHGYSAQSGFDTFDIWLSELDTVVNLLLQNHNQVSLVGLSMGATLAIAYEADYQKNLPVVALSPVFAFDGWSVPWYYPLLYIVFKLGITNWHYKESQPYGLRNPEVRRRVAKQILEQETTEVGSASLSAKHLYQSLCLIEFAKKILNDFRSDIKIICSIDDDVVAPTTIDWISESITSSTCKIIWLGGSYHIITLDNEREIVVNESVEFIQESFFKRKAQVEYSKDAKDLIIRDRIIE
- a CDS encoding DUF2147 domain-containing protein; translated protein: MNNPLQIIAKFIQCTVLGAFLFVSYSNAQSTDPVIGVWKTIDEKTNQPSSLIRLDEKNGELIGTVTELIPTPGETLVTHCNLCKDERKGKPITGMIIMKGLKRSSPGVWSGGEILDPEEGEIYKVKINMVNDKTLDVRGYIGIPLLGRTQTWVR